In one Dama dama isolate Ldn47 chromosome 5, ASM3311817v1, whole genome shotgun sequence genomic region, the following are encoded:
- the WNK4 gene encoding serine/threonine-protein kinase WNK4 isoform X1, with the protein MLASPAPETEVPMSQAEADLPLRPPPPLAAAGPPRLGPPPRRVRRFSGKAEPRPRSSRLSRRSSVDLGLLSSWFQPASPVPEPPEPPDSAGSGPAMSPPPSAEEPPEGTWTAGAPVKPADSERSEPAGSTGGSGSREQPRISEAAAARERRREQEEKEDTETQAVATSPDGRYLKFDIEIGRGSFKTVYRGLDTDTTVEVAWCELQTRKLSRAERQRFSEEVEMLKGLQHPNIVRFYDSWKSVLRGQVCIVLVTELMTSGTLKTYLRRFREMKPRVLQRWSRQILRGLHFLHSRVPPILHRDLKCDNVFITGPTGSVKIGDLGLATLKRASFAKSVIGTPEFMAPEMYEEKYDEAVDVYAFGMCMLEMATSEYPYSECQNAAQIYRKVTSGTKPNSFYKVKMPEVKEIIEGCIRTDKNERFTIHDLLAHAFFREERGVHVELAEEDDGEKPDLKLWLRMEDARRGGRPRDNQAIEFLFQLGRDAAEEVAQEMVALGLVCEADYQPVARAVRERVAAIQRKREKLRKARELEALPPAPRPPPAAVPTTPGPSGAFPPEPEEPEADQHQPFLFRHASYSSTTSDCETDGYLSSSGFLDASDPALQPPSGVPSSPAESHLHLPAAFALSIPCSGPGNDFSPGESYASDAASGLSDVGEGMERMRRPPGKNLRRRPRSRLRVTSVSDQNDRVVECQLQTHNSKMVTFRFDLDGDSPEEIAAAMVYNEFILPSERAGFLNRIREIIQRVETLLKRDTGPAEAAEDPLSPQEEPAPLPALLGYPPDPPRAELQSSTSLEQRCWAAFSASTSPGTSLSSGNSFSPGTPVFPSPILPITSPPCHLSPSSFSPVSSQASSNLSPCPPSCPLPFPPSAPQFPVPSAQFPQSSVLPDCFQVTVTPPSFPPCPSACPLPSTTAAPLLSLASAFSLAVMTVAQSLLSPAPGLLSQSPPAPSGPLPSLPPPTPSTPCGQERPSSLTAEMESEASPNLGRSLPGEARLAPISEEGKPQLVGRFQVTSSKEPAEPLPLQLAPPTPSGSPKPQTPQLTSESSDTEDSAGARPEAREALAESDRAAEGLGAGAEEEGDDGQGPQAGGSPPPLSHPSPVWMSYSCNSLCLSSEESESSGEDEEFWAELQNLRQKHLAEVEALQTLQKQEIEDLYGRLGKQPPPGIVAPAAMLSSRQRRLSKGSFPTSRRNSLQRSEPLGPGIMRRNSLSGSSTGSQEQRASKGVTFAGDVGRM; encoded by the exons ATGCTGGCATCCCCGGCCCCAGAGACCGAAGTCCCCATGTCCCAGGCGGAGGCTGACCTGCCCCTGCGGCCCCCGCCGCCCCTCGCCGCGGCGGGGCCGCCCCGCCTCGGGCCCCCTCCCCGCCGGGTGCGCCGCTTCTCCGGGAAGGCTGAGCCCCGGCCGCGCTCTTCCCGTCTCAGCCGCCGCAGCTCAGTCGACTTGGGGCTGCTGAGCTCTTGGTTCCAGCCAGCCTCACCCGTTCCGGAGCCCCCTGAACCACCGGACTCCGCTGGTTCCGGCCCCGCGATGAGCCCACCGCCCAGTGCCGAAGAGCCCCCTGAGGGCACGTGGACCGCGGGCGCCCCGGTGAAGCCTGCAGACTCCGAGCGTTCGGAGCCCGCGGGCTCCACAGGAGGGTCGGGGTCCCGGGAACAGCCGAGGATCAGTGAGGCGGCGGCAGCCCGGGAGCGGCGGCGGGAGCAAGAGGAAAAAGAGGACACGGAGACCCAGGCTGTGGCAACGTCCCCGGACGGCCGATACCTCAAGTTTGACATCGAGATTGGACGTGGCTCGTTCAAGACGGTGTATCGAGGGCTGGACACCGACACCACGGTGGAGGTGGCCTGGTGTGAGCTGCAG ACTCGGAAACTGTCTCGAGCCGAGCGGCAGCGATTCTCCGAGGAGGTGGAGATGCTCAAGGGGCTGCAGCACCCCAACATCGTCCGCTTCTACGACTCCTGGAAGTCGGTGCTGAGGGGCCAGGTTTGCATCGTGCTGGTCACCGAACTCATGACCTCTGGCACGCTCAAGAC ATACCTAAGGCGGTTCCGCGAGATGAAACCACGAGTCCTTCAGCGCTGGAGCCGCCAAATCCTGCGTGGGCTCCATTTCCTACACTCCCGGGTACCCCCCATCCTGCACCGAGATCTCAAGTGTGACAACGTCTTTATCACCGGCCCTACGGGCTCTGTTAAGATCGGGGACCTGGGCCTGGCCACGCTCAAGCGCGCCTCCTTCGCCAAGAGCGTCATCG GGACCCCGGAGTTCATGGCCCCAGAGATGTACGAGGAAAAGTACGACGAGGCCGTGGACGTGTACGCGTTTGGCATGTGCATGCTGGAGATGGCGACCTCGGAATACCCCTACTCAGAGTGCCAGAATGCCGCTCAAATCTACCGCAAGGTCACCTCg GGCACGAAACCTAACAGCTTCTACAAGGTGAAGATGCCCGAGGTAAAGGAGATCATTGAAGGCTGCATCCGCACGGATAAGAATGAGAg GTTCACCATCCACGACCTTCTGGCTCACGCCTTCTTCCGCGAGGAGCGCGGCGTCCATGTGGAGTTGGCGGAGGAGGACGACGGAGAGAAGCCGGACCTCAAGCTCTGGCTGCGCATGGAGGACGCGCGGCGAGGGGGGCGCCCACGGGACAACCAGGCTATCGAGTTCTTGTTCCAGCTGGGCCGGGACGCGGCCGAAGAGGTGGCTCAGGAGATG GTGGCCCTGGGCTTAGTGTGTGAAGCTGATTACCAGCCAGTGGCTCGTGCAGTGCGTGAACGGGTTGCTGCCATCCAGCGAAAGCGTGAGAAGCTGCGCAAAGCTAGGGAGTTGGAGGCCCTCCCCCCAGCGCCGCGACCCCCACCAGCAGCTGTCCCCACGACTCCTGGTCCCTCCGGTGCCTTCCCTCCTGAGCCCGAGGAGCCAGAGGCAGACCAGCACCAGCCCTTCCTCTTCCGCCATGCCAGCTATTCATCTACCACCT cgGATTGCGAGACTGATGGCTACCTCAGCTCCTCCGGCTTCCTGGATGCCTCAGACCCTGCCCTTCAGCCCCCTAGTGGGGTGCCTTCCAGCCCCGCTGAGTCCCATCTCCACCTGCCCGCG GCTTTCGCTCTATCCATTCCATGTTCTGGCCCTGGCAATGACTTTTCCCCTGGAGAGAG TTATGCCTCAGATGCAGCATCAGGCCTTAGTGATGTGGGAGAAGGGATGGAACGGATGAGGAGACCCCCAGGGAAAAACCTCCGGCGTAGACCCCGATCCCGGCTTCGGGTCACAAGT GTCTCAGACCAGAATGACAGAGTGGTTGAATGCCAGTTGCAGACGCACAACAGCAAGATGGTGACCTTCCGATTTGATCTGGATGGGGACAGCCCAGAAGAGATTGCAGCTGCCATG GTGTATAATGAGTTCATTCTGCCCTCGGAGCGAGCTGGATTCCTGAACCGGATTCGGGAGATTATCCAGCGAGTGGAGACCCTGTTGAAGAGAGATACTGGCCCTGCGGAGGCTGCTGAAGACCCTCTGAGTCCCCAG GAGGAGCCAGCACCACTGCCTGCTCTCCTGGGGTACCCCCCAGATCCGCCCAGGG cAGAGCTCCAGAGCAGCACCTCCCTGGAGCAGAGATGCTGGGCAGCTTTCTCTGCCTCCACATCTCCTGGAACCTCCTTGTCTTCTGGAAACTCCTTTTCTCCTGGAACCCCTGTTTTCCCAAGTCCCATCCTTCCCATCACTTCTCCCCCATGTCATCTCAGCCCCTCCTCATTCTCCCCAGTTTCTTCTCAGGCCTCCTCAAATCTCTCTCCATGCCCCCCAAGCTGCCCACTTCCATTCCCCCCCAGTGCACCCCAGTTTCCAGTCCCATCTGCTCAGTTTCCACAGAGTTCTGTCCTCCCCGATTGTTTCCAGGTCACTGTcactcctccctcctttcccccctgcccctctgcttgtcccctcccctccaccactgcagcccctctcctctctctggccAGTGCCTTCTCTCTGGCTGTGATGACCGTGGCTCAGTCCCTGCTGTCCCCGGCCCCTGGGCTCCTGTCCCAGTCTCCTCCAGCTCCTTCTGGTCCTCTCCCTAGCCTGCCCCCTCCCACTCCCAGTACTCCTTGTGGCCAGGAGCGGCCTTCATCGCTGACAGCTGAGATGGAGAGTGAG GCCTCTCCGAATCTTGGTCGGTCACTCCCGGGTGAAGCCAGATTGGCGCCCATCTCGGAAG AGGGAAAGCCTCAGCTTGTTGGGCGCTTCCAAGTGACTTCATCCAAGGAGCCAGCTGAGCCTCTTCCCCTGCAGCTGGCACCCCCAACTCCCTCTGGCTCCCCGAAGCCTCAAACCCCTCAGCTGACCTCGGAGAGCTCGGACACGGAGGACAGTGCTGGAGCCAGGCCAGAGGCCAGGGAGGCTCTGGCTGAAAGTGACCGTGCAGCTGAGGGCCTAGGGGCTGGAGCTGAAGAGGAAGGGGACGATGGGCAGGGACCCCAAGCAGGGGGCAGCCCTCCACCCCTGAGCCATCCCAGCCCAGTGTGGATGAGCTACTCCTGTAACAGCCTGTGTCTGAGCAGTGAGGAGTCAGAGAGCAGTGGAGAGGACGAGGAATTCTGGGCTGAGCTACAGAATCTTCGGCAGAA GCACTTGGCAGAGGTGGAGGCACTACAGACACTACAGAAACAGGAAATCGAGGACTTGTATGGCAGGCTTGGGAAGCAGCCCCCGCCAGGGATCGTGGCCCCTGCTGCTATGCTGTCCAGCCGCCAGCGCCGCCTCTCCAAGGGCAGCTTCCCCACCTCACGGCGCAACAGCCTGCAGCGTTCTGAGCCCCTGGGCCCCG GCATCATGCGAAGGAACTCCCTGAGCGGCAGCAGCACCGGCTCCCAGGAGCAGCGGGCAAGCAAGGGGGTGACATTCGCCGGGGATGTTGGCAGGATG TGA
- the LOC133057517 gene encoding cytochrome c oxidase assembly factor 3 homolog, mitochondrial has translation MAAPGAGDPVDAKSGKAPLAQRIDPTREKLTPAQLQFMRQAQLAQWQKTLPQRRTRNIVTGLGIGALVLAIYGYTFYSVSQERFLDELEDEAKAARARALERASGH, from the exons CGGAGCTGGAGACCCGGTGGATGCCAAAAGCGGAAAGGCCCCGCTGGCTCAGCGCATCGACCCGACTCGGGAGAAGCTGACTCCTGCACAACTACAATTTATGCGGCAGGCGCAGCTCGCCCAGTGGCAGAAGACGCTGCCACAACGGCGGACGCGGAACATCGTGACTGGCCTGGGCATTGGGGCCCTGGTATTAGCAATTT ATGGTTACACCTTCTACTCGGTGTCCCAGGAGCGTTTCCTGGATGAGCTGGAAGATGAGGCCAAAGCTGCTCGAGCCCGAGCTCTGGAAAGGGCATCAGGACACTGA
- the RAMP2 gene encoding receptor activity-modifying protein 2 — MASLRAERAVGGPWLPATRAGRPAALRLLLLLGAVLKPQESLAQLLPTPDGSKSEGKTVLETYGTNVLQCWHDYEVQMDSIKKDWCDWALISRPYSFLRDCLEKGAEEFGLGFPNPWAEAIIFETHHIHFANCSLVQPTFSDPPEDVLLAMIIAPICLIPFLVTLVVWRSKDSEAQT, encoded by the exons ATGGCCTCGCTCCGGGCGGAGCGCGCTGTCGGCGGCCCGTGGCTCCCCGCCACCCGCGCCGGGCGACCGGCTGCGctccgcctcctcctcctgctgggCG CTGTCCTGAAGCCCCAGGAGTCCCTGGCTCAGCTTCTTCCCACCCCAGACGGCTCCAAGTCAGAAG GGAAAACGGTGTTGGAGACCTATGGGACAAATGTCCTACAATGCTGGCACGATTATGAGGTTCAAATGGACTCTATCAAGAAGGACTGGTGTGATTGGGCCCTGATTAGCAG GCCTTATAGCTTCCTTCGAGACTGCTTGGAAAAGGGTGCAGAAGAGTTTGGCCTGGGCTTCCCCAATCCCTGGGCAGAAGCGATCATCTTTGAGACTCACCACATCCACTTTGCCAACTGCTCCCTGGTGCAACCCACCTTCTCAGATCCCCCAGAGGATGTGCTCCTGGCCATGATCATAGCCCCCATCTGCCTCATCCCCTTCCTCGTCACCCTCGTGGTGTGGAGGAGTAAAGACAGTGAAGCCCAGACCTAG
- the VPS25 gene encoding vacuolar protein-sorting-associated protein 25 isoform X1 produces the protein MAMSFEWPWQYRFPPFFTLQPNVDTRQKQLAAWCSLVLSFCRLHKQSSMTVMEAQESPLFNNVKLQRKLPVESIQVVLEELRKKGNLEWLDKNKSSFLIMWRRPEEWGKLIYQWVSKSGQNNSVFTLYELTNGEDTEDEEFHGLDEATLLRALQALQQEHKAEIITVSDGRGVKFF, from the exons ATGGCGATGAGTTTCGAGTGGCCGTGGCAGTATCGCTTCCCACCCTTCTTTAC GTTGCAGCCGAACGTGGACACTCGGCAGAAGCAGCTGGCCGCCTGGTGCTCTCTGGTCCTGTCTTTCTGCCGCCTGCACAAACAGTCCAGCATGACGGTGATGGAAGCCCAAGAGAGCCCGCTCTTCAACAACGTGAAGCTCCAGC GTAAGCTGCCCGTGGAATCAATCCAGGTTGTCTTAGAGGAACTGAGGAAGAAAG GGAACCTCGAGTGGTTGGATAAGAACAAGTCTAGCTTCCTGATCATGTGGCGGAGGCCAGAAGAATGGGGGAAGCTCATCTATCAGTGG GTTTCCAAGAGTGGCCAGAACAACTCCGTGTTCACCCTGTATGAACTGACCAATGgggaagacacagaggatgaGG AGTTCCACGGGCTGGATGAGGCAACCCTACTGCGGGCTCTGCAAGCCCTCCAGCAGGAGCACAAGGCCGAGATCATCACCGTCAGCGATGGCCGAGGTGTCAAGTTCTTCTAG
- the VPS25 gene encoding vacuolar protein-sorting-associated protein 25 isoform X2 encodes MAMSFEWPWQYRFPPFFTLQPNVDTRQKQLAAWCSLVLSFCRLHKQSSMTVMEAQESPLFNNVKLQRKLPVESIQVVLEELRKKGNLEWLDKNKSSFLIMWRRPEEWGKLIYQWVTTSPEHSQERERRGRSINNPNITNTHRPFLNRKTTRMRGHSSDT; translated from the exons ATGGCGATGAGTTTCGAGTGGCCGTGGCAGTATCGCTTCCCACCCTTCTTTAC GTTGCAGCCGAACGTGGACACTCGGCAGAAGCAGCTGGCCGCCTGGTGCTCTCTGGTCCTGTCTTTCTGCCGCCTGCACAAACAGTCCAGCATGACGGTGATGGAAGCCCAAGAGAGCCCGCTCTTCAACAACGTGAAGCTCCAGC GTAAGCTGCCCGTGGAATCAATCCAGGTTGTCTTAGAGGAACTGAGGAAGAAAG GGAACCTCGAGTGGTTGGATAAGAACAAGTCTAGCTTCCTGATCATGTGGCGGAGGCCAGAAGAATGGGGGAAGCTCATCTATCAGTGG GTCACCACCAGTCCTGAACATTcccaagagagagagaggaggggaagaagCATCAACAACCCAAATATAACAAACACACACCGCCCATTCCTGAACAGGAAAACAACCAGGATGAGAGGTCATTCCTCAGACACGTGA
- the WNK4 gene encoding serine/threonine-protein kinase WNK4 isoform X2 — protein MSPPPSAEEPPEGTWTAGAPVKPADSERSEPAGSTGGSGSREQPRISEAAAARERRREQEEKEDTETQAVATSPDGRYLKFDIEIGRGSFKTVYRGLDTDTTVEVAWCELQTRKLSRAERQRFSEEVEMLKGLQHPNIVRFYDSWKSVLRGQVCIVLVTELMTSGTLKTYLRRFREMKPRVLQRWSRQILRGLHFLHSRVPPILHRDLKCDNVFITGPTGSVKIGDLGLATLKRASFAKSVIGTPEFMAPEMYEEKYDEAVDVYAFGMCMLEMATSEYPYSECQNAAQIYRKVTSGTKPNSFYKVKMPEVKEIIEGCIRTDKNERFTIHDLLAHAFFREERGVHVELAEEDDGEKPDLKLWLRMEDARRGGRPRDNQAIEFLFQLGRDAAEEVAQEMVALGLVCEADYQPVARAVRERVAAIQRKREKLRKARELEALPPAPRPPPAAVPTTPGPSGAFPPEPEEPEADQHQPFLFRHASYSSTTSDCETDGYLSSSGFLDASDPALQPPSGVPSSPAESHLHLPAAFALSIPCSGPGNDFSPGESYASDAASGLSDVGEGMERMRRPPGKNLRRRPRSRLRVTSVSDQNDRVVECQLQTHNSKMVTFRFDLDGDSPEEIAAAMVYNEFILPSERAGFLNRIREIIQRVETLLKRDTGPAEAAEDPLSPQEEPAPLPALLGYPPDPPRAELQSSTSLEQRCWAAFSASTSPGTSLSSGNSFSPGTPVFPSPILPITSPPCHLSPSSFSPVSSQASSNLSPCPPSCPLPFPPSAPQFPVPSAQFPQSSVLPDCFQVTVTPPSFPPCPSACPLPSTTAAPLLSLASAFSLAVMTVAQSLLSPAPGLLSQSPPAPSGPLPSLPPPTPSTPCGQERPSSLTAEMESEASPNLGRSLPGEARLAPISEEGKPQLVGRFQVTSSKEPAEPLPLQLAPPTPSGSPKPQTPQLTSESSDTEDSAGARPEAREALAESDRAAEGLGAGAEEEGDDGQGPQAGGSPPPLSHPSPVWMSYSCNSLCLSSEESESSGEDEEFWAELQNLRQKHLAEVEALQTLQKQEIEDLYGRLGKQPPPGIVAPAAMLSSRQRRLSKGSFPTSRRNSLQRSEPLGPGIMRRNSLSGSSTGSQEQRASKGVTFAGDVGRM, from the exons ATGAGCCCACCGCCCAGTGCCGAAGAGCCCCCTGAGGGCACGTGGACCGCGGGCGCCCCGGTGAAGCCTGCAGACTCCGAGCGTTCGGAGCCCGCGGGCTCCACAGGAGGGTCGGGGTCCCGGGAACAGCCGAGGATCAGTGAGGCGGCGGCAGCCCGGGAGCGGCGGCGGGAGCAAGAGGAAAAAGAGGACACGGAGACCCAGGCTGTGGCAACGTCCCCGGACGGCCGATACCTCAAGTTTGACATCGAGATTGGACGTGGCTCGTTCAAGACGGTGTATCGAGGGCTGGACACCGACACCACGGTGGAGGTGGCCTGGTGTGAGCTGCAG ACTCGGAAACTGTCTCGAGCCGAGCGGCAGCGATTCTCCGAGGAGGTGGAGATGCTCAAGGGGCTGCAGCACCCCAACATCGTCCGCTTCTACGACTCCTGGAAGTCGGTGCTGAGGGGCCAGGTTTGCATCGTGCTGGTCACCGAACTCATGACCTCTGGCACGCTCAAGAC ATACCTAAGGCGGTTCCGCGAGATGAAACCACGAGTCCTTCAGCGCTGGAGCCGCCAAATCCTGCGTGGGCTCCATTTCCTACACTCCCGGGTACCCCCCATCCTGCACCGAGATCTCAAGTGTGACAACGTCTTTATCACCGGCCCTACGGGCTCTGTTAAGATCGGGGACCTGGGCCTGGCCACGCTCAAGCGCGCCTCCTTCGCCAAGAGCGTCATCG GGACCCCGGAGTTCATGGCCCCAGAGATGTACGAGGAAAAGTACGACGAGGCCGTGGACGTGTACGCGTTTGGCATGTGCATGCTGGAGATGGCGACCTCGGAATACCCCTACTCAGAGTGCCAGAATGCCGCTCAAATCTACCGCAAGGTCACCTCg GGCACGAAACCTAACAGCTTCTACAAGGTGAAGATGCCCGAGGTAAAGGAGATCATTGAAGGCTGCATCCGCACGGATAAGAATGAGAg GTTCACCATCCACGACCTTCTGGCTCACGCCTTCTTCCGCGAGGAGCGCGGCGTCCATGTGGAGTTGGCGGAGGAGGACGACGGAGAGAAGCCGGACCTCAAGCTCTGGCTGCGCATGGAGGACGCGCGGCGAGGGGGGCGCCCACGGGACAACCAGGCTATCGAGTTCTTGTTCCAGCTGGGCCGGGACGCGGCCGAAGAGGTGGCTCAGGAGATG GTGGCCCTGGGCTTAGTGTGTGAAGCTGATTACCAGCCAGTGGCTCGTGCAGTGCGTGAACGGGTTGCTGCCATCCAGCGAAAGCGTGAGAAGCTGCGCAAAGCTAGGGAGTTGGAGGCCCTCCCCCCAGCGCCGCGACCCCCACCAGCAGCTGTCCCCACGACTCCTGGTCCCTCCGGTGCCTTCCCTCCTGAGCCCGAGGAGCCAGAGGCAGACCAGCACCAGCCCTTCCTCTTCCGCCATGCCAGCTATTCATCTACCACCT cgGATTGCGAGACTGATGGCTACCTCAGCTCCTCCGGCTTCCTGGATGCCTCAGACCCTGCCCTTCAGCCCCCTAGTGGGGTGCCTTCCAGCCCCGCTGAGTCCCATCTCCACCTGCCCGCG GCTTTCGCTCTATCCATTCCATGTTCTGGCCCTGGCAATGACTTTTCCCCTGGAGAGAG TTATGCCTCAGATGCAGCATCAGGCCTTAGTGATGTGGGAGAAGGGATGGAACGGATGAGGAGACCCCCAGGGAAAAACCTCCGGCGTAGACCCCGATCCCGGCTTCGGGTCACAAGT GTCTCAGACCAGAATGACAGAGTGGTTGAATGCCAGTTGCAGACGCACAACAGCAAGATGGTGACCTTCCGATTTGATCTGGATGGGGACAGCCCAGAAGAGATTGCAGCTGCCATG GTGTATAATGAGTTCATTCTGCCCTCGGAGCGAGCTGGATTCCTGAACCGGATTCGGGAGATTATCCAGCGAGTGGAGACCCTGTTGAAGAGAGATACTGGCCCTGCGGAGGCTGCTGAAGACCCTCTGAGTCCCCAG GAGGAGCCAGCACCACTGCCTGCTCTCCTGGGGTACCCCCCAGATCCGCCCAGGG cAGAGCTCCAGAGCAGCACCTCCCTGGAGCAGAGATGCTGGGCAGCTTTCTCTGCCTCCACATCTCCTGGAACCTCCTTGTCTTCTGGAAACTCCTTTTCTCCTGGAACCCCTGTTTTCCCAAGTCCCATCCTTCCCATCACTTCTCCCCCATGTCATCTCAGCCCCTCCTCATTCTCCCCAGTTTCTTCTCAGGCCTCCTCAAATCTCTCTCCATGCCCCCCAAGCTGCCCACTTCCATTCCCCCCCAGTGCACCCCAGTTTCCAGTCCCATCTGCTCAGTTTCCACAGAGTTCTGTCCTCCCCGATTGTTTCCAGGTCACTGTcactcctccctcctttcccccctgcccctctgcttgtcccctcccctccaccactgcagcccctctcctctctctggccAGTGCCTTCTCTCTGGCTGTGATGACCGTGGCTCAGTCCCTGCTGTCCCCGGCCCCTGGGCTCCTGTCCCAGTCTCCTCCAGCTCCTTCTGGTCCTCTCCCTAGCCTGCCCCCTCCCACTCCCAGTACTCCTTGTGGCCAGGAGCGGCCTTCATCGCTGACAGCTGAGATGGAGAGTGAG GCCTCTCCGAATCTTGGTCGGTCACTCCCGGGTGAAGCCAGATTGGCGCCCATCTCGGAAG AGGGAAAGCCTCAGCTTGTTGGGCGCTTCCAAGTGACTTCATCCAAGGAGCCAGCTGAGCCTCTTCCCCTGCAGCTGGCACCCCCAACTCCCTCTGGCTCCCCGAAGCCTCAAACCCCTCAGCTGACCTCGGAGAGCTCGGACACGGAGGACAGTGCTGGAGCCAGGCCAGAGGCCAGGGAGGCTCTGGCTGAAAGTGACCGTGCAGCTGAGGGCCTAGGGGCTGGAGCTGAAGAGGAAGGGGACGATGGGCAGGGACCCCAAGCAGGGGGCAGCCCTCCACCCCTGAGCCATCCCAGCCCAGTGTGGATGAGCTACTCCTGTAACAGCCTGTGTCTGAGCAGTGAGGAGTCAGAGAGCAGTGGAGAGGACGAGGAATTCTGGGCTGAGCTACAGAATCTTCGGCAGAA GCACTTGGCAGAGGTGGAGGCACTACAGACACTACAGAAACAGGAAATCGAGGACTTGTATGGCAGGCTTGGGAAGCAGCCCCCGCCAGGGATCGTGGCCCCTGCTGCTATGCTGTCCAGCCGCCAGCGCCGCCTCTCCAAGGGCAGCTTCCCCACCTCACGGCGCAACAGCCTGCAGCGTTCTGAGCCCCTGGGCCCCG GCATCATGCGAAGGAACTCCCTGAGCGGCAGCAGCACCGGCTCCCAGGAGCAGCGGGCAAGCAAGGGGGTGACATTCGCCGGGGATGTTGGCAGGATG TGA